The DNA segment ATGAACGTTTGTGGGGTTAAACATGAACGTTTGTGGGGAAAGGGTAGGCATTCCTTAAAGTGAACGTCTATGGGGAAAACCGTAAAAGATGGGGGTAACCCCCGTGGATTCCTGATTGTATCTGGAAGATAATTCAGGCGTTTTGACTTTAAAGTGAACGTTTATGGGGTTAAATATGAAAAATTATGTTGACAACTGTTCATATTCATTGTAAAATGGTTGTCGGTGCGGTTTTTTAACTATTAACACGGGAGGCGCAGAGAATGCATCAAGACTCAAACACATCCACCGCTTTAGCTGTGGGAAGGGCCAACTTAGCGAAGATCAACGAAGTCGTCAAGGCGAGTCCAGCGATACAGATTCAGAGCAAAATCTCGCTTTTGCAACGTCGGGCGTGGAACGTGCTCCTCGCCAACGCCTACAATGAACTCCCGAATCAGGAGATTCATCGTGTCAGTATGGTCGAGTTGGCAGCAAAACTCGGTTTCGATAGCAAGAACGAAGACTACTTGAAAGAGGTGTTAAGGCAACTCCGGGCGTGTGAAGTTGAATGGAATCTCCTGAACAAAGACAACAAGCAGAAGTGGGGTGTCGCGGGTCTATTGGCTTCTGTTGAGATCGAAGACGGCATCTGTACGTATGCCTTTGCACCGCATCTGCGTCTCAGGCTCTACAACCCACGCGTCTACGCCAAGTTGAACTTACGTCTGCAAAACCGGTTCAGAAGCCAGTATGCGTTGGTTTTGTGGGAACTGTGTTTTGACTACTTTGATACCGAACGGGGCGAGGGCGAAACGCCGTTTATGACACTCGATATGTTTAGAAAACTTCTCGGGATCGGAAGCGATGAGTATCTGGCGTTCAGTATCTTCAACCGTGCCGTGATTAAACCCGCCATCAAGGAGATCAATAAAGAGACGGACTATTTTGTAGAAGTCGAACAGAAACGCATTGGACGTCGGATCGGCGAGTTGAAGTTCCGTATCACGAAAGTCAAGGTATTACCGGTTCAGGAATCGCTGTTCCCGGATATAGAGAACCTCCCGCTGGTTGCCGTTGAACTCGTCCAAGCGGGGATCGAGCGACCGATGGCACTGAAGATCGCCAGTCAGGAGTGGGATCTCGTGAGCCCCGACAAGTTGCCACCGGTGGGCGCGTATCCGGATTTTCTGGGGTATGTTTCTGAGAAGATTGAGATGTCGCTGTATGCCGAAAACGTCAAAAATCGTGGCGGTTTTATTATTCAAGCGATCCGTGAAAATTATCAGGACACGAAGGTGCGAAAGGCGCGTGAGGAACGCGCCGAGAAAGTTAGAGAGAAGGCACTTGAGGACCTGACAGAGGAGTTTAGGGTCAAAAAAGGCAATATTATTCGGCAGGCGATCCAGATGGATCCGGAGTTGGTTGAATCCGCAGCGACACGTATCACGTCCTATTTCGTTCGTGAACGGCTCGACGGTCATGATACCGTGATGGAGGTGTATCAGAAAGGCGGGATGGTGAAAGCAGAGATCGACGGTATCCTTGCAGCGGAGTTCTGTCATGAGTTATTGGCACCCGTAATTGCGGCGTATGAGGATGAAAGGGACAGGCTATTGGAAGCGGAGGGTTAGATTGGAAGCGGATTTACCCCCGTACCCCCCGCAGGCAGGGGGAAATGCAGGCACGCTGTCGAATAATAGGATACACGCTTTGGGAAAAGTTAATCCAAAGCATGCTTGACGAATCTTTCTTAAAGACACGCATACAACAGAAATGGAGGAGAGTTATGTCTAAACTCACGCACGCACAAATCATCGCCGCAAGACTCTGGTTCGCGGGCGGTCCAAAGAGAACGCCAAAGCAGATAAAAACGCAAGCCCAACGGTTTGATATAACCGAGGCTGAGGTTCTCGAAATCCTAAAACGTCCGGAGTATGTAAAGGCAGTAAGAGCCCTCATGATTTCTACCAGATCACCGAGAAATATCATTGAATGGCTACACAATTACGCCCCTAAAAAGTTTGGAGAGCACATGGGATTGTCTGAAGACGTTGCAGCTGCCCTCATGGATGCAGTGCGCAGCGAAGCTTATCTGGAGCAACAATACGAATGAGGAAACATGATGCGACTGAAAATCATCATAGATGTCGCTGATCAACTCACACACCCGAGCGGATGGACGCGGATTTACCCCCCGCAAGCAGGGGGGAAATGTGTCGGTTTTAGGCGCAAGTTCTAATTGAGCATAAAAGCGGCTTCGTTAATTAACGATGCTATTTTTACGCCAGTTTGCTACACGTGGGATGTCGGGTTTCGCTGCAAATTAGAAAAGGAGACAGGGGCGGGCACCCGCTCCCGAAACACCATGAGAATCAGAGATTTGACCCACACCCCTATCATCTTAGCACTGGGCACCGAACGTCTATACCTCAAACCGACACATCCGCCTGCGATCGTGCGATGGATGCAAAAGCATACGCAATAAGCAGGGTTGGGATCGGTTAAATTAGGTTTCACGCTTTTCAGAGGTTAAGCTACTCCATTCTGCTTCGGTGAGTCGCCAACCAATTCTCTTTACACCTGATGGACTCCGCAGAGCCTCAACCCGACCCTCTTTTTCTAACTCGTTTAGAAGTTTGGTTTTATGTATGCGACCAAAGGGATCATTAGGCG comes from the Candidatus Poribacteria bacterium genome and includes:
- a CDS encoding RepB family plasmid replication initiator protein, producing MHQDSNTSTALAVGRANLAKINEVVKASPAIQIQSKISLLQRRAWNVLLANAYNELPNQEIHRVSMVELAAKLGFDSKNEDYLKEVLRQLRACEVEWNLLNKDNKQKWGVAGLLASVEIEDGICTYAFAPHLRLRLYNPRVYAKLNLRLQNRFRSQYALVLWELCFDYFDTERGEGETPFMTLDMFRKLLGIGSDEYLAFSIFNRAVIKPAIKEINKETDYFVEVEQKRIGRRIGELKFRITKVKVLPVQESLFPDIENLPLVAVELVQAGIERPMALKIASQEWDLVSPDKLPPVGAYPDFLGYVSEKIEMSLYAENVKNRGGFIIQAIRENYQDTKVRKAREERAEKVREKALEDLTEEFRVKKGNIIRQAIQMDPELVESAATRITSYFVRERLDGHDTVMEVYQKGGMVKAEIDGILAAEFCHELLAPVIAAYEDERDRLLEAEG